One genomic region from Zalophus californianus isolate mZalCal1 chromosome 2, mZalCal1.pri.v2, whole genome shotgun sequence encodes:
- the LOC113925393 gene encoding 60S ribosomal protein L23a-like, which translates to MQSLAGGDTLSLGVRNTSQAAVKGNGKHAVTDGAESKESPCPSQNQSKSLEDKKGVLNGVHSHKKKKIRKRKSSAHHLPSKSPRHYLQRQPKNPRKSTPRRNKLDFYAIIRFPLTIESAMKKIEDNTLVFIVDLKANKPVKKLNDIDVAKVNTLIKPQGEKSYVGLSPDDDALDVANKIGILRTEFSWLYLNINFFTKNIIMSFNHKDS; encoded by the exons ATGCAAAGCCTCGCAGGAGGAGACACACTCAGCCTAGGCGTTAGGAACACCTCACAAGCAGCTGTCAAGGGCAATGGCAAACACGCAGTTACAG ATGGCGCCGAAAGCAAAgaaagcccctgcccctcccaaaaccaaagcaaaagcCTTGAAGACAAGAAAGGGGTGCTGAACGGTGTCCatagtcacaaaaagaaaaaaataagaaaaagaaaaagttcagcACATCACCTACCTTCCAAGAGCCCAAGACACTATCTCCAAAGGCAGCCCAAAAATCCTCGAAAGAGCAcccccaggagaaacaagcttgaTTTCTATGCCATCATCAGATTCCCCCTGACTATTgagtcagccatgaagaaaatagaagacaacacACTTGTGTTCATTGTGGACCTCAAGGCTAACAAGCCTGTGAAGAAGCTCAATGACATTGatgtggccaaggtcaacacTCTGATCAAGCCCCAGGGAGAGAAGTCATATGTTGGACTGTCTCCTGACGatgatgctttggatgttgccaacaaaattggGATCCTCAGAACTGAGTTCAGCTGGCtatatctaaatataaattttttcaccAAAAACATAATTATGTCTTTTAACCATAAGgactcttaa